A section of the Pseudomonas fluorescens genome encodes:
- a CDS encoding TraX family protein: MKNFERDNSLDLIKWIALFTMIIDHAWFVLPNEVHENLYWMRIIGRFAYPLFCLAIAVNVVRQPVGYPSEWKYLGGIFLFAMLSQWPYSRFFDNGNLNIFFTLALGLCIAQAAHHRSPRLIAGGLLAFALSIAYRPVLGYGVTGGLLPVALMFALKAQGLESRIASWSIAALLAVLANGGLQILLLSDQLLSDQIVIGVAAIAPPFGLLLLQVRVRPLRKVGSWLYPLYPIHLMILKSLSIAWT, encoded by the coding sequence ATGAAAAATTTCGAAAGAGACAACTCACTTGATCTAATTAAGTGGATCGCACTATTTACGATGATCATCGATCACGCCTGGTTCGTGCTACCAAATGAAGTCCACGAAAATCTGTACTGGATGCGAATTATCGGTCGGTTTGCATACCCTTTATTCTGCCTGGCGATTGCGGTAAATGTTGTCCGGCAGCCGGTCGGATATCCGAGCGAGTGGAAATACCTGGGTGGGATATTTCTGTTCGCAATGCTGAGTCAATGGCCTTATTCGAGATTTTTCGACAATGGAAATTTAAACATTTTTTTCACTCTCGCACTCGGCTTGTGTATAGCCCAAGCTGCACATCATAGATCGCCAAGGCTAATTGCAGGCGGGTTACTCGCATTTGCGCTGTCGATAGCTTACAGACCGGTGCTTGGATATGGTGTGACAGGGGGGCTACTGCCTGTTGCCTTAATGTTTGCGCTCAAGGCGCAGGGGCTTGAGTCCAGGATCGCGAGCTGGTCAATAGCAGCACTCTTAGCCGTGTTAGCAAACGGCGGCCTACAAATACTGCTGCTATCTGATCAGCTGCTCAGCGATCAGATTGTGATTGGAGTTGCTGCTATTGCACCGCCGTTCGGCCTGTTACTCCTGCAGGTCCGTGTGCGCCCGCTACGGAAAGTCGGTAGCTGGCTATACCCCCTCTATCCAATCCACCTGATGATACTCAAATCACTGTCGATAGCCTGGACCTGA
- a CDS encoding GNAT family N-acetyltransferase: protein MEFNTVPYDKSIDRKAFDCGRHFALNTYIAQQATQDEKRNVSRTFMLVEDGQLIGYYTLANASVVESGLSEEQMKKMPRYPMPAVLLSRLAVDKGQQGKGVGKRLMVDFFRRVYAISKHSGVAFILVDAKDEKAASYYRDLDFVETNTSPLRLALSTGTIIQGFKALEAAQQPS, encoded by the coding sequence ATGGAATTCAACACTGTCCCGTACGACAAGTCGATAGACCGCAAAGCTTTTGATTGCGGTCGTCACTTTGCCCTTAATACCTATATCGCCCAACAGGCTACCCAAGACGAAAAGCGCAACGTCTCCAGGACGTTCATGCTTGTTGAGGATGGCCAGCTGATAGGCTACTACACGCTGGCCAACGCCTCCGTCGTGGAGTCCGGCCTCAGCGAAGAGCAGATGAAAAAGATGCCCCGCTACCCGATGCCGGCAGTGCTGCTCAGCCGTTTGGCTGTGGACAAAGGTCAGCAAGGTAAAGGAGTCGGCAAGCGGCTAATGGTCGATTTCTTCCGACGGGTGTACGCGATCTCCAAGCATTCTGGCGTGGCTTTCATCCTGGTCGATGCCAAGGACGAAAAGGCAGCAAGCTACTATCGCGATCTGGACTTTGTAGAGACCAACACAAGCCCTCTACGCTTGGCACTCTCGACAGGCACCATCATCCAGGGCTTCAAAGCTCTTGAGGCTGCACAGCAGCCATCCTGA
- a CDS encoding replication initiation protein codes for MAAIAHCFGTSSLSDTPPSRFFEPGGVFNRVLTEAPYLARCSDNKTAARVRPREHAIRYPYMQINRPGMVSWLIFDLDHINSLAWDDEGLPPPNLIVRNRNNGHSHLFYAIPPVCTTENARDKPIQYMKAVYTAFALRLKADTDYNSGPVAKTPGHPWWSTSELHNHVYELGELADYVELEVSPWKTGPQLEDLPHSRHCILFEQLRYFAYSIVNQERERGTLATFTRRLEAFAHNHNKFARNGFTQDLMLSSVRATVRSVARWTWTRYEGSAKCCRGAMELDKSLPLNERQSLAARRTHELRHKATESKIRAACRGLQERGEQLTQASIATFAGLARQTVANYGHVLDEVSRPQIIAVLGAAKSPCMQSQIVAGTSDRVSECNHSAAPTSATLDVNYGAHQVTAPLQLALKSNWREVGVGIRGATEQKVHCKSPCLPRKKLEEPVTSAS; via the coding sequence ATGGCGGCAATAGCTCATTGTTTTGGCACATCTTCACTTAGCGATACACCTCCATCCCGATTCTTTGAGCCCGGCGGTGTGTTCAATCGAGTGTTGACAGAGGCCCCGTATCTGGCTCGCTGTAGCGATAACAAAACCGCCGCGCGAGTTCGCCCCCGCGAGCACGCCATTCGCTATCCATACATGCAGATCAATCGTCCAGGGATGGTGTCTTGGCTGATCTTCGACCTCGATCACATTAATTCACTTGCCTGGGACGACGAAGGTCTGCCGCCGCCGAATCTGATCGTGCGGAACAGGAATAATGGACATTCACACCTTTTCTACGCCATTCCCCCGGTCTGCACGACTGAGAACGCCCGAGACAAGCCGATTCAGTACATGAAGGCGGTCTACACCGCCTTTGCCCTGCGCTTAAAGGCCGATACCGATTACAACAGCGGCCCCGTCGCCAAGACTCCAGGGCATCCGTGGTGGTCGACATCAGAGTTGCATAACCACGTCTACGAGCTAGGCGAACTGGCCGATTATGTGGAGCTGGAGGTTTCGCCTTGGAAGACGGGGCCACAGCTGGAAGACCTCCCGCACTCCAGACACTGCATCCTGTTTGAACAGCTTCGCTATTTCGCTTACAGCATCGTGAACCAGGAGCGCGAACGCGGGACGCTTGCCACGTTCACACGGCGACTGGAAGCCTTCGCTCACAACCATAACAAGTTCGCTAGGAATGGCTTTACCCAGGACTTAATGCTGTCCTCAGTAAGAGCGACGGTCAGATCCGTCGCACGTTGGACGTGGACGCGCTACGAGGGCAGTGCCAAGTGTTGCCGGGGGGCGATGGAACTCGACAAGTCATTACCACTAAACGAGCGTCAGAGCCTCGCAGCCAGGCGCACCCACGAATTGCGGCATAAGGCTACCGAATCGAAGATCCGAGCGGCGTGCAGAGGACTCCAGGAGCGCGGTGAACAGCTAACTCAAGCCTCGATAGCCACCTTTGCGGGTCTCGCTCGGCAGACGGTGGCCAACTATGGCCACGTCCTGGATGAAGTCTCGCGGCCGCAGATCATAGCCGTCCTGGGCGCGGCTAAATCCCCTTGCATGCAATCACAAATCGTCGCTGGCACCAGCGATCGAGTAAGCGAATGCAATCATTCCGCTGCCCCTACCAGCGCGACCTTGGATGTTAATTATGGTGCACATCAGGTAACCGCCCCTCTGCAGTTGGCTTTGAAAAGCAACTGGCGCGAAGTGGGGGTAGGGATTAGGGGAGCAACGGAACAGAAAGTGCACTGTAAGTCCCCCTGCCTGCCCCGCAAAAAGCTTGAAGAGCCCGTAACCTCAGCCTCATAG
- a CDS encoding helix-turn-helix transcriptional regulator, giving the protein MISVTGFDNEIYAMQIQTTEQVCEIFKISRSTLYRLSKNDPTFPQPLHFGRAIRWNLADICEFYAQQRHASQKRA; this is encoded by the coding sequence ATGATCAGCGTCACAGGCTTCGACAACGAGATATATGCGATGCAAATTCAAACTACTGAGCAGGTTTGCGAGATCTTTAAGATTTCACGTTCAACGCTTTATCGGCTATCGAAGAACGATCCCACCTTTCCACAGCCGTTGCATTTCGGTCGCGCAATTCGCTGGAACCTCGCAGACATTTGTGAGTTTTACGCGCAGCAACGACACGCCTCGCAAAAACGGGCATAA